From one Rhineura floridana isolate rRhiFlo1 chromosome 4, rRhiFlo1.hap2, whole genome shotgun sequence genomic stretch:
- the MYCT1 gene encoding myc target protein 1 has translation MDANSTSSENSWPINFWNQIIIAFSVSMVIGLVIGGVIWALLTCLSSRRASAHISQWSTSSSSRRSRASHGCAANRPGFYRNSSCERRSNLSLASLTFQRQASLEQANSFPRKSSFRASTFHPFLQCPPLPVETESQLITLVPTSTTTTLTGSTTNSLSRPEFHWSNNSLRVCNSTQTPPPAYDSIIKAFPDS, from the exons ATGGATGCCAACAGTACTAGTTCTGAGAACTCATGGCCGATTAATTTTTGGA atcaAATAATAATAGCATTTTCCGTTTCTATGGTCATTGGACTTGTCATTGGAGGCGTAATCTGGGCTTTGCTGACTTGCCTGTCTAGTCGCAGAGCTAGTGCACATATTTCCCAATGGAGCACCTCATCCTCTAGCCGGCGTTCCAGAGCTTCTCATGGATGCGCTGCCAACAGGCCAGGATTTTATCGTAACAGCAGCTGTGAACGCCGCAGTAACCTCAGCTTGGCCAGCCTTACCTTCCAAAGGCAAGCTTCCTTAGAGCAGGCCAACTCCTTCCCAAGGAAATCAAGTTTCCGGGCATCCACATTTCATCCCTTTTTGCAGTGTCCCCCACTTCCTGTAGAAACTGAAAGTCAGCTGATTACACTGGTACCAACCAGCACCACCACAACTCTTACTGGGAGCACCACCAATAGCTTATCTCGTCCAGAATTCCACTGGTCTAATAATAGTCTCCGTGTCTGCAACTCAACACAAACACCACCTCCTGCCTATGACTCTATTATCAAGGCTTTTCCCGACTCTTGA